From one Lineus longissimus chromosome 3, tnLinLong1.2, whole genome shotgun sequence genomic stretch:
- the LOC135484877 gene encoding uncharacterized protein LOC135484877 gives MVNGSNHDIYHFLFSAMNYFLLQLWGEHSPPIFSACVACFFGGATIAPIIDIPFLPKGKHDVLHRLSSELNQGHNMTPTSAWTTDVEFHSHSSGNITGDFSYTDAPLANLSINSLPSERIDPVRELYIIITACGLFSALVVTVGSVLSSRVGLAKQELSESRKQNLEIVDDRLSRYFFIIFCLLYQVFLFGMMFVFAGLIASYMVEGLGGTPRDGTLITSLFWGVYTVVAILGIGLARSLTPSTILLCDNIMLTAGAVTLMCGYDSWKLVWVGTALLAVGFGPAYATIFMWGDYYITLTRVLTGILVAAPEIGGIIMPAIEGQLFSNHPGSLMVMVFVLSIACDITYVLTESIAFPFRRKANKAIFGWKRPGPYEPIQ, from the coding sequence ATGGTGAACGGGTCCAATCATGATATTTATCACTTCCTGTTTTCAGCCATGAACTACTTCTTGCTCCAGCTCTGGGGTGAGCATAGTCCGCCGATCTTCTCCGCCTGTGTTGCTTGTTTCTTTGGCGGGGCCACCATTGCTCCCATCATCGACATTCCGTTTCTCCCAAAGGGGAAGCACGACGTTCTTCACCGGCTCTCCAGTGAGCTAAACCAAGGACATAATATGACGCCTACTTCTGCTTGGACGACAGACGTCGAGTTTCATTCCCATTCCTCCGGCAATATCACCGGTGACTTTTCTTATACTGATGCTCCTTTAGCTAACCTATCTATAAATTCTTTACCAAGTGAAAGGATAGATCCAGTGAGAGAACTTTACATCATAATAACTGCCTGTGGTTTGTTCAGcgccctggttgtgacagtaggatCCGTGCTGTCTTCGCGTGTTGGGTTAGCCAAGCAGGAGCTATCGGAGTCGCGCAAGCAGAACTTGGAGATTGTGGATGATAGATTGTCAAGATACTTCTTCATCATATTCTGTCTTCTCTACCAAGTCTTCCTCTTCGGTATGATGTTCGTTTTTGCTGGATTGATCGCATCGTACATGGTAGAGGGACTGGGAGGCACGCCACGAGACGGGACACTTATTACCTCTCTATTCTGGGGGGTCTACACTGTCGTTGCCATACTAGGAATCGGTCTGGCTCGCAGTTTGACACCTTCCACTATTCTACTCTGCGACAATATCATGCTAACTGCGGGAGCTGTTACGCTGATGTGCGGCTATGATAGTTGGAAATTGGTTTGGGTCGGCACGGCGTTGCTGGCGGTCGGATTTGGTCCTGCCTACGCGACCATCTTTATGTGGGGAGATTACTACATCACGCTCACAAGGGTGCTGACCGGGATTTTGGTTGCTGCCCCTGAAATCGGCGGCATCATCATGCCTGCGATAGAGGGACAGTTATTCTCCAACCACCCAGGCTCACTAATGGTCATGGTATTTGTTTTATCTATTGCATGTGATATCACCTACGTACTGACAGAATCGATAGCATTTCCTTTCCGGAGAAAAGCGAACAAAGCGATATTTGGATGGAAAAGACCAGGGCCTTATGAACCAATACAATGA
- the LOC135485203 gene encoding uncharacterized protein LOC135485203, producing the protein MIPSFFCLCLLGTVGFYNTEGAPCLPCPAGKYCPGQVVPLCPAGHYCPSGSTSPVPCPAGTYGNTEGISTVSGCVVCPPGMYCSSPGSTAPTGSCSAGYYCRGATSPTPVDGVTGGICPAAHYCPTGTSDPIPCTAGRYCPIGSARPTPCPATGCNTITTG; encoded by the exons ATGATTCCGTCATTCTTTTGTCTCTGTCTTCTCGGCACCGTGGGTTTCTACAACACTGAAG GAGCGCCATGTTTACCGTGTCCTGCGGGGAAATACTGCCCAGGACAGGTTGTGCCTCTGTGTCCTGCAGGACACTACTGCCCAAGTGGATCAACTAGTCCTGTTCCATGTCCAGCTG GCACCTACGGCAACACTGAAGGCATTTCAACCGTCTCAGGCTGTGTAGTCTGTCCTCCCGGGATGTACTGCTCCAGCCCTGGTAGCACCGCCCCAACTGGATCATGTAGTGCTGGCTATTACTGCCGCGGCGCGACTTCCCCCACTCCTGTTGATGGGGTGACGGGAGGAATCTGTCCAGCTGCACACTACTGCCCAACag GGACATCCGACCCAATTCCATGTACAGCTG GTCGCTACTGTCCAATCGGGTCGGCGCGTCCTACCCCCTGCCCAGCGACAGGCTGCAACACCATTACTACAGGCTAA